Proteins from a genomic interval of Tenacibaculum sp. SZ-18:
- a CDS encoding energy transducer TonB — protein sequence MRKFIIFALFGLSINAFAQKDICETPEDNIEDLNSITKCTIKPSKKLKDKRSRQISVRVSAPKKRFLKKRKKQKEATILSSSGLTSTNQTTDISKKLALRTNLAALTNTLSKEEVRNAEKFSTVNDIPLFPFCKGEIGDAQLDCFNNEMMKHIQQHFRYPNDAVVNKVQGEVWVRFIIDKDGNVTNIKALGPKGAKILNDEAIRVVSNLPKFIPGKKNGISTSVKYGFPINFALEDN from the coding sequence ATGAGAAAATTTATAATTTTTGCATTATTCGGACTTTCGATTAATGCTTTTGCTCAAAAAGATATTTGTGAAACTCCTGAGGACAACATCGAAGATTTAAATAGTATCACTAAATGTACTATAAAACCTTCAAAAAAATTAAAGGATAAAAGATCAAGGCAAATATCAGTAAGAGTTTCGGCTCCAAAAAAAAGGTTTTTAAAAAAAAGAAAAAAACAAAAAGAAGCAACGATTTTGAGTAGTTCTGGTTTAACGAGTACAAACCAAACCACTGACATTTCAAAAAAGTTAGCTCTTAGGACTAATTTAGCGGCGTTAACCAACACGTTATCAAAAGAAGAAGTTCGAAACGCAGAGAAGTTTAGTACAGTGAATGATATTCCTTTGTTTCCATTTTGTAAAGGAGAAATTGGTGATGCTCAGTTAGATTGTTTCAATAATGAGATGATGAAACATATTCAACAACATTTTAGATATCCTAATGATGCTGTAGTAAATAAAGTTCAAGGTGAAGTATGGGTAAGATTTATCATTGATAAAGATGGGAATGTTACGAATATTAAAGCTTTAGGACCAAAAGGAGCAAAAATATTAAATGATGAAGCTATTCGTGTAGTTTCAAATTTACCAAAGTTTATCCCTGGAAAGAAAAACGGTATTTCTACTTCAGTTAAATACGGATTTCCAATCAACTTCGCATTAGAGGATAATTAA